The Marmota flaviventris isolate mMarFla1 chromosome 5, mMarFla1.hap1, whole genome shotgun sequence genome includes the window ttttgctaatagtgaaattgctggatcatatgctaTTTATATACTTAATTGTTTCAGGACCTACCACACTTTTCCCCTAAATGGCTGAATCATTCTATATCCTCAGCAGTGTATCAGGATACCAATATTCCCACATCCTCCCAATGCTTGTTATTATCTGAGTTTTTGTATGTAGCTACCTCAGTGTTTATGAAATGGTGTCTCActgtaattttgatttatatgtccctaattactaatgatattgagcatcttttcatttattgGCCATTGGTTATCTTCCTTagaaaaaatgtctattcagatctttgCCTGTTTTGTGAATTCagctatttgttttataattgaaTTACAAGTGTCCTTTATAATTCTAGGTATAAGACCCTTATCAAATTTAGATTCTTTTGTTTGTGTTTCCCATTTCTGTAATTTGAATTGAATTGCAATTCATGGTGGGATGGAGGTATACCCAGTGGCAGAGTTGGCCAGCATGCATGAGACCTGGATTTGAGCCCCACAACTATAAAAACAGTTCTTGATCTTTATCAATTTAGTGCTCTTGTGCATGAATTTAAGAACCTTGTTAATTATCTTGTTTTGAGTTCAAGCATCAAATCAGTGAGGCCTAACTTTCTGCTATAAAGACTTTCATGTGTCCTCCTTTGACCACAGGTGGTGGTACTGTTAAAATGGAGAATTTTCTTCCAAGTGACCAACCTGTGGTAGACAGAATAATAGCTACTCAAAGATGTCcccaaatatgtaaatatgttaccttacatggcagaaaaattatttgcatatCTGTTTAAATTCAAGATCTTGTGAAGAGAAGATCATCCTGTATTATTTAGATAAGAAGGATCTTCCCTGGCTACAGTCAGAGGGAGATGTATCCAGTAAAGAATGGCTAGAGTAGCaatgttgctggctttgaagatggatgAAGGGGTCATGAGACAAGTAATAAAGGTAGTATCTAGAATatggaaaagacaaaagaaatgggTTCTCTCTAGAGCCACTGGCATGCAATGCATCCCTATTGATTCAGTATTTTAGTTCAGTAAGATCCATATCAGACTTCTTGTCTACAAACTGTAAGATTATACagttttgccgcagtctggctgcagcaaaataaccagggggtgaagaacaacttgtgtacgttgatacagcaggagtggaagccatttattgtaggacaacagaggtatttatacattttgcacagcttatcttaattagcataaactagataacatcagtcaaccaataaggaatctccacacttaatggctcactggcgccacctcacaaaccactccctctggcattttgccaggcgccatccagacttgtttacagactctaacatttgccaggcgccatcctgacttgtttacagactctaacacagttTAATTGTTTTAAGTAACTAACTTTGTGATTTTTTCCCCAgcaacaatagaaaactaatgtATTAACACAAATATGGATTTACATGCACCCAGTGGTTGAATCAACAAAAAGTTATCATTTCTGTAAGAATAGTATTATCATAACAAATGCTGAAGAGTGTCTCTTTCATCACTGGTGGATCATTCTTTCTGAACAGTCATTTATGACCCATATATAGTTTTTTCCTCCAGCATAATTTAAAGAGGAATTGCCAAAGACATTGTTAATCTTAACAGAAAATAACTGGAGCCCATCATATTTTTCCTACTGAATTTCCAGATctctaagttatttatttattttattttttattttttaaagagagagagagagagagagaattttaatatattatttcttaatttttggcggacacatctttgtttgtatgtggtgctgaggattgaccccgggctgcatgcatgccaggcaagagcgctaccacttgagccacatccctagcccctctcTAAGTTATTTAGTGATGAAAACACCTCCATAATATTGCTTGTAGTTTTCTAAAATTAGGTTTTGATTATAATTAGTACTGTAATAGCAACTGCTTTcaaacatatttcaaacatttgCCAAGATGAATATAGtgtatttaattttgataagggacttatgaaaatttaataaagaaagttTCAACttcccaaacaaaataaaaataaatatattacatcTGATAAAAGAAGACTGAAGAAAAAAGCAtaagaaattcaagaaatgaaACCAGAGGGTAACTACTCTTTTTCAATGCACTCATTTCTACAATAATGAATGTGACATTCTAAGGACACCACTGATACAATCAGACTGATTCAGATCAATTGTGGTAGATGACCCAGCATACTTAAAACAGAACTTCTCCAacaactttgattttatttatctacaGCAGTGTGGTCACTGGTGTAGAAATATATACAAACTAAAgggtgaaaattttattttcacatgggAATTTAATTCATGGAATAAGATTAAGACTAATAGTGGAATTTACTTCTTTGGAAAACAATGATCCCAGTTAAGATCATTGTTAAGATCCCAGTTAGCATACTGGTTAAGAACTGAGGCATTAAATTCAGGTAgacataaatttatatttcaattttttttctctttattactcAGAATCATGAGCAAGTAACTTAATCTTCCTAAATCTCcaatttcctcatatgtaaaaagGGGGATAATATGCTGGCTCCCTCAGGGtttgggaaaagattaaaaagataatgaataTAGAGCACGATACACTACTTTtagtgaaattagaaatcaagaaataCACAAGTGTCAAAAGATCAATTACATCAAACTGCATAGATAAGATTTGtgcattttatgtatgtattactGTTAATTAGATTCTACTGGAGGCAGCATAAAAACTGAAATAGTGGTGGGCTAATAAGATAAATGTTCCCTTACCGCTTAAGTAAAAAATTCAGAAGTAGGATGACATGATGACTAAATAGTCACTACACTTTCTCAGTCCATTGTTTCTACCATTAGGATCCAACATGACTGTTTGTGTATGACCCATACATATTTCAAGCACCACAAAGCTGTTGGAGAAGGAAAAATTGGGACTCCTTCCCGATGATTTATTTCCCTCTAAAAGGTCTTCTTGGGTTTAGGGGATGGAACTAAGTGGTAGTctttgcctagcaagtgcaaggccctaggttcaattcccagaaccaaaaaagtCTTGGGAGTTTCCCAGAATAATGGTACATGCATCTAAACTAGAACACAGTCATATGTCCAATTCTAACCACCAAGAAGTCTTTGAAGATATATTCTTTTGACCAAGCATACTAATGCCCTAAACTTGGGGTCTAATactaaaaaacaaagatgaataaacATTGGCCTATGTACTGTCTgtcacagatggttaatgtttCTCAAAGAAGAAAAGCCAGTTTCACTATTATGCTACTTATCTCACAAGATAGTTATGGTGCAACATGTATATCCCTTCCTTTAACACCAATGAAGCTAAGTgaaaatcagtttaaaataatcaattaaaagcTTGGAGTTggcatatggctcagttggtagagtgcttgccttgaatgcacaagttcaatccccagcatatctctctctctctctctctctctctctctcacacacacacacacacacacacacacacacacacacaccaaaaacctCATATGGTGATAAAAGAAGCACAATTATATaatgctttaagaaaaaaaacagtacCAAAGAAGATTATTACTATGTGGAGAAAATAAAGCATGACCCAGATATCCTCACTCTACAGTTATTATCTTCCTTCCTGATTAGACATTAGAGTGTTAGTGCATTACTGCTCTGTAGATATTTAATGGTTTAACAACTAAGAAAATACTTGAGGAATTGCAATTGACTGTAGAATTAATTTTCCAGACTTCCTTCCTATTCCTAAACTTTTTCACAACAAAGATTTGTATGACCATTGACATCAGCAGTGTTTGAAAGGCAAAATTTAGGATCACTCATTTTACACACATGGAGAAAAAACAAGAAACCAGTATTTTAATCCAGTCAAAATATAACTACTATAGGCAAATTAATAGTCTGACAGAAAAAACATCTCTTTGAATTtgtcacaaaaattaaaatatcatatattttaaaagattattttagctGAATATTGAAACCTAAGTTATTTCTATAGTTGGAGTTTTGTTACATTTCTGACCCAAGGGAATGGTCTTGGAAAGTAGGTAAAATAGGCTTCAGAAACTTGAATTCACTGGTCCCTGAGCCTCCTGTCAAGCATACCTCATACTGGTAGCTCTGGGACAGAGTCCCAGTGCCACGGACGTCCACTAGGTGGCCAGAAAAATGCCCCCCAGGCACAGAGCAGACACCCAGCGGCGccgccctgctcctcctgcacaGCCTCACCGCCACGAACACCAGCACAGAGAACAGGAAGAGCGATGACACAGAGGCCAAGGCGATGACCAAGTAGACAGTGAGCGAGTCCCCCTGCGCGCGCTCGGGCGCCACTTCCGGGAGCGGCAGGTAGGGCTGGGAGAAGCCATCCACCAGCAGCACGTGCAGCGTGACGCTGGCAGACAGCTGAGGCTCGCCATTGTCCTTGATCAGCACCACCATCCTGTGCCTGGCCGCATCGCGCTCGCTCAGCAGCCTGGCGGTGCGCACCTCGCCATTGTGCGCCCACACGCCAAACAGCCCTGGCTCCGTGGCCTTGAGCAGCTGGTATGACAGCCAGGCGTTCTGGCCCGAGTCTTCATCCACCGCCACCACCTTGGTGACCAGGTAGCCCTGCTCTGCCGCCCTGGGCACCAGCTCCGTGCAGGGCGCAGAGGCGTTCTGCATTGGGTACAGCACGAAGGGTGGGTTGTCATTGTAGTCCAGCACCACCACTCGCACCAGCGCCTGGCTGCTGAGCGCAGGCGAACCTTGGTCTGTGGCGCCCACGTGGAACTCAAATGACTGCAGGGCCTCAAAGTCCAGCGCCCTCAGCGCGAACAGCTGCCCATTGTCTGCGTTGATTGAGACCATCAAGGTGAGGGGCAGGTGCGAGTCCTGGGTTGGCAGCAGCGAGTAGGTGATCTGGGCGTTGGTGCCTGAGTCTCTGTCTGTGGCGTTGACACTGCCTATGTGCAGGGCGGGGCTGTTGTTCTCTTGCACCAATAGGGTGTAAGATGCTTGCGTGAAGATTGGCGAGTTATCATTGACGTCTGATACCTGCACTGTTATGTTAAGGTGTGTTTTCAATATTGGTGTCCCCAAATCTGTGACAGTGATGGTGATGTTGTACTCGGCTGTGTTCTCTCTGTCCAGTGGTCTCTCTGTTAATAGGGTATAAAAGTTTTCCACTGAAGATTTCAGGAAAAAGGGTAGATCCTCCTGAATGGAACAacttattttcccattttctcctGAATCAAGATCTAACACACTGAAAACTGCAACCACCATCTCAGGAGAGTTCTCAGATATGGGACTAGTAAATGCAGACATGGTAACTTCTGGGGCATGGTCATTCACATCAGTGACTTGGATCAGAACCACGCATTTTCCAGTAAAGCTTCCAGCATCTCTCGCTTCTATATTGACTTCATAGGACTGAACTCTTTCAAAATCAAGTTGTTCTCTCAGTCGAATTTCTCCCGTCAAGGGATTGATTGCAAATGTTTTGCTAATCTCATCTGAAGCCTGGAACAGTGAATAAGAGACCTCTCCATTGACTCCAAGGTCTACATCCGTTGCAGAGACCGTGACAATCAGGAAACCTATTGGACTGTCTTCAGGAATCTGCACcctattgctgggagccattagccaagtaggtatgacaatttccttgccagcgtaccccatgttgctgacatgttgcagcgacattgaatgtaggtgaccttgctcaaggaccaaggcagattagggtgttcccggttttaagataatcgtgtttagggcgttcccagtttaggttccaggtttaaggtttaagattattcctgctgggaatagggcgtatcctgctgcctgagttccccttgagttctcacaggattcagacagtatattttggagatagaagcccagtggagggggatttgggagagaacgtggatttgggtagagaacgtggatttccccagaacgtgtttgtagacggctggtgtgagttcgggaataaagagttgctgtttgaatctacaagctgtgtggtggctcgtgattgtgtgcccagccagactgcggcatttgtgcccagccagactgtggcaccctaTAGATGAGCTGCTGGAATTCCGGGGCATTATCATTGAAGTCCACAACTTCAACGTGGATCTGAGCTGTGCCAGACCGTGGAGGAGAGCCGCCATCCTGTGCTGTGAGAGTTAACTTGAGCTCAGGTTCCTCCTGTGGATCCAGCGCTTTCTCCAGCACCAGCTCGGGATATTTCCTGCCATCGCTGCGTTTTCGGGTAAGGACCCGAAAATAGGGATTGGGACTGATCACATAGTTCTCAATATTATTTTGGCCTACATCCATGTCCTGAGCATTCTTCAGAGGAAATGTAGTTCCAGAAGGACTGCTCTCTGATACTTTCAGCAACATTTCTTTGTCCAGGAACTCTGGAGAGTGGTCATTTATGTCTATTATTTGTAGCTCAGCTTGAAAAAATTCTAAAGGACTCTCTAGCATCAACTGGAAACGAAGCACACAGGGCTCTGTGTGCCCACACAATTCCTCCCTGTCCAGTTTTTCATTTAGTAACAATTCCCCCGTCTCCTGATTGAGCTGCAAATGTAGCTTATTCCCTTTGGAGAGGATTCTAACCCCCCTCCTGGAGAATTCCCTTTGTCCCAGACTCAAATCCTTTGCTAGATTGGTTACAAAGGAATTGCCTTCAGTTTCCTCCACTACAGAATAGCGCCTAGGCTCTCCCGCTCCCTCCTGAAATAAGCccaataggaaaaagaaaatgacttgcTTTTGTCTGCAGATGCGTTTCCCGCTGGCCTCCATTGTGTTTGGTACAGCCCACTGCAAGATTGTCTGCTGAACTGTAAAGTCCCGAGTATCTGATGCTGTGGTATTCCGCAAGATATCTGAGAAATATTCCAGTTCTTTTTTGAGTCCTTTTCAGAGGATCCAGTCCTCCTTTCTGTGGCATTCAAGCTTGGGTTGGGTTTCTAGCCTCTGCTGGTAAATTTTCCCGTATTGGAGTCGCAGCTATGGTTCCGGTTTGTACCTTCTTATCCTGCAGCGCCACCAAGCGTCCTTATAGGTTCTTACAATTTGTGGAATGAAAATGGATGCAATATTCCTAACATTGCCTCTATGTACCAGTGGGCTATATAAGGTTACAACACCACATCAACTATCACTGTACAATTTTGGGTGGAAAATTACCTGAAGCACACAGGAAATGACATTAGCAGAGATTTTCAATAATTCTAATTGAATTTGGGGCAAAAGGTACATATTATTGTAATAATCTAATCAGAAAAACTACATACATTGGAATAACATAGAAAACTTtcataattaaacatttttattgctgtgaaTTATGGAAACAATTACTACATATGAAACTTccttaggcaaattatttaatctttctttgcCTCAGTTTACACACATGTAAAGTGAAATAGTAATAACAACTATCACATAGGGCTATTATGAATTTCCcaccttacagatgaggaaactaatgTAGAGAAAAGTta containing:
- the Pcdhb8 gene encoding LOW QUALITY PROTEIN: protocadherin beta-8 (The sequence of the model RefSeq protein was modified relative to this genomic sequence to represent the inferred CDS: substituted 1 base at 1 genomic stop codon), with product MEASGKRICRQKQVIFFFLLGLFQEGAGEPRRYSVVEETEGNSFVTNLAKDLSLGQREFSRRGVRILSKGNKLHLQLNQETGELLLNEKLDREELCGHTEPCVLRFQLMLESPLEFFQAELQIIDINDHSPEFLDKEMLLKVSESSPSGTTFPLKNAQDMDVGQNNIENYVISPNPYFRVLTRKRSDGRKYPELVLEKALDPQEEPELKLTLTAQDGGSPPRSGTAQIHVEVVDFNDNAPEFQQLIYRVPQVQIPEDSPIGFLIVTVSATDVDLGVNGEVSYSLFQASDEISKTFAINPLTGEIRLREQLDFERVQSYEVNIEARDAGSFTGKCVVLIQVTDVNDHAPEVTMSAFTSPISENSPEMVVAVFSVLDLDSGENGKISCSIQEDLPFFLKSSVENFYTLLTERPLDRENTAEYNITITVTDLGTPILKTHLNITVQVSDVNDNSPIFTQASYTLLVQENNSPALHIGSVNATDRDSGTNAQITYSLLPTQDSHLPLTLMVSINADNGQLFALRALDFEALQSFEFHVGATDQGSPALSSQALVRVVVLDYNDNPPFVLYPMQNASAPCTELVPRAAEQGYLVTKVVAVDEDSGQNAWLSYQLLKATEPGLFGVWAHNGEVRTARLLSERDAARHRMVVLIKDNGEPQLSASVTLHVLLVDGFSQPYLPLPEVAPERAQGDSLTVYLVIALASVSSLFLFSVLVFVAVRLCRRSRAAPLGVCSVPGGHFSGHLVDVRGTGTLSQSYQYEVCLTGGSGTSEFKFLKPILPTFQDHSLGSEMXQNSNYRNNLGFNIQLK